In Bradyrhizobium paxllaeri, the genomic stretch GATCCGATCAGGCCGCCACGTAGCGCCGCCTCCTGCGCTTCCGGGTTGTCCCGCTTCCACTTGTTGTACTCGTCCCACATGTTGACCGTGCCGGGATCGGGGCGCTGGCGGTTCTGCGACTGTCCGTAATAGCGCAGCGCGAACTGGAAGAAGGTGGCGCCGTCGGCGCGGCGGCGTGCCTCCTCATCGGTCTCGGCGCACATGAAGAACGACACCAGCGCCATGTTCGGATTGATCTCGTAGTCGGCTAGCTTCTTCAGCCGCTTGGTGATTGCGTTGTAATAGGCATGTACCCAGGCATGCGCCGCGTCCGCGCTGACGAACTGGAAGCCGAGCGCGCCAAAGCCGTTCTCGCCCGCGCGTTCGATGGTCGGAAGTTGCGAGCACGCCATCCACAACGGCGGATGCGGCTTTTGCACCGGTTTCGGCACCACGTTGCGCAAGGGGATGTCGAAATATTTGCCGTGATGCTCGGTGCCCACTTTCGTGAACATCGGGAAGATCGCTGCAACAGCCTCCTCGAACACCTCGCGCTTGGTTTCCATGTCGCGGCCGAACGGCGTCAGTTCGGTGATGGAGGCGCTCTCGCCCATCCCGAATTCGCAACGGCCGTTGCTGAGGAGATCGAGCACTGCGACGCGCTCGGCGACGCGCGCGGGATGATTTGTCGTGAGCTGGAAAATGCCGTGGCCGAGCCGGATGTTCTTGGTTCGCTGGCTGGCCGCGGCGAGGAAGGATTCCGGCGCGGGCGAATGCGAGTATTCTTCGAGGAAATGATGTTCCACAACCCAGGCGTAGTCATAACCGAGCCGGTCCGCGGTCTCGAGCTGTGTCAGCGCATTCTGGTAGAGCCGGAGCTCGTCGTCCTCCTGCCAGGGGCGCGGCAGTTGCAGCTCGTAGAAGATTCCGAATTTCATGACGCCGCTCCCAAGGACTGCTTTGTTGTTTTCAGACAGTGTATTCTCCGCAAATCGCAAGTCCAGCCTTGGTAGAGAAATGGCAATTCCGCGCCACGGAAGTTGTCTTGCATGGAACGCGCGAATGGTTAGCTTACGCGTATGTTGAGTCGCGGCCTTCCGCCCGCTCTTCGCTCCATCCGGACCCCATGAGCACGTTCACGCCGCATCAGGATTCCGCGCTGAAGGCCGTTGCCGACTGGTTGAAGGCAAAGCCCGGCCGCAACGGCACGCCGCCTGTCTTCCGCCTGTTCGGCTATGCCGGCACCGGCAAGACCACGCTGGCGCGCCACATCGCCGAAGGCGTCGACGGCGGAGTGAAGTATGCGGCCTTCACCGGCAAGGCGGCGCTGGTGATGCGCAACAAGGGTTGCGACAACGCCTCCACGATCCACTCGCTGATCTACCGCGCCAAGGAATCCGGCGTCGAGCAGCCGAGCTTCGAATTGTGGGACGACGCGCCAGCTTCGAAGGCAAAACTGATCGTGATCGACGAATGTTCGATGGTCGACGCCGAACTCGGCCGCGACCTGATGTCGTTCGACTGCCCGCTGCTCGTGCTCGGCGATCCCGCGCAGTTGCCGCCGATCCAGGGCGGCGGTTTCTTCACCAATTGCGAGCCCGACGCGATGCTGACGGAAGTGCATCGCCAGGCGCAGGACGACCCGATCGTGCGGATGTCGATGGACATCCGCGAGGGCCGCGAGCTCGAAATCGGCCGCCATGGCGAGAGCGAGGTGGTGCCGCGCAGCGAGCTCGATCCGGACCGCGTGATGAGCGCCGATCAGGTTCTGGTCGGCCGCAACAACACCCGCCGCGCCTACAACATGCGGGTGCGCCAGAAGCAGCATATCGAGGATCCACTGCCGGTCGCGGGCGACAAGCTGGTCTGCCTGCGCAACAACCGCAAGAAGGGTCTGTTCAATGGCGGGCTGTGGCGGGTGAAATCGCGCACCCAGCCGCGCGCGAAATCACAGATATTGAGCATGCGGCTTTCGCCCGACGAAGAGTTCGGCCACAAGGTCACCAAGGTCTCGGTGCGCCAGGATTGCTTCGAAGGCGGCATCGAGGCGATCCCGTGGGAGCAGCGCAAGCCCTATGACGAGTTCGACTACGGCTATGTGCTGACGGTGCACAAGTCGCAGGGCTCGCAATGGGACGATGTCGTGCTGTTCGACGAGAGCTTTGCGTTCCAGGACAGCCGGGCACGGTGGCTCTACACGGGGATTACGCGCGCGGCGAAAAGGCTGAGCGTGGTGGTGTGACGGAGCCTCCTCCGTCATTGCGAGCGAAGCGAAGCAATCCATAGCCCGCTTGTGGAGGCATGGATTGCTTCGTCGCTAGCGCTCCTCGCAATGACGGCGCTATGCCTATTTCTTCTCCGCCACGAAGTAGAAATCCTCGCGCCCCGGCAGTGAGCCGTAGGTGAACGGCTGTTGCGTGCGGTTGGTGGCCTTCCAGACGTCATCGCGGACGATGTCGAACAGTTTTCGTACTTCGATCCTCGGTTCCTTGATGACGCGGGCGAGCACCGTGGCGAACGGGCTGTTGGCGGAATCGCCGTCGAGCGCGGTCTCGCCGTGCTTGGCGGCGTAGACCACCATGAAGCCGGCTTCCGGTTCGATGTTGGAAAAGCCGCGATTGACCAGCTTTAGCGCGATCGTGCGCTGCATGGTCTTTTCAAAGGGATTGTCGCGGCAGGCGTCGAGCATCACCAGCCGCAACTTTTTCGCACCCGCAACCGCCGCAATCACCTGTTCGAGCGCAACCGCCTGCGTCTCCGCGTCACTATCGGCCTTGAGCCTCGCATCGACCGGGATCAGGTAATTCACGCCGCCGATTTCCATGCCGTGGCCGGCATAATAGACCACGGCCCAATCCGCCTTTTCGGCCTCCTGGCCGAATTCGTGCAGCGAGGCGAAGAATTTGTCCCGGCCGAGATCGGACGCCAGCGTCACCGTGGCAAAGCCGAGTTCGCGAAAGGTCGAGGCGATCAGCTTGGCGTCGCGCGACGGGTTATCCAGCGGCGGCACGTTCTTGTAGGCGCCGTTGCCGACGATCAGCGCGACCTTGCGCGGCCCGGCCGGTAACGGTGCCGCCTTGCCCGCGGGCGACGGTGCGACCGCGCCCAACAAGGCTTCCAGCCGCTCCTTGGCGACCGCGCGCGCAAACGTGGTGTCGATGTCCTCGCGCTTCGCGGCTACGGCAGTGGCGGCGTAGCGATAGTCGGCGCGTGCGGCGCCGAGGTTTCGGCGTTTCTCGAACAGCTGGCCGCGGCCGACATAGGCGCGGACATAGTTCGGATTGATCTTGAGCACCTGGTTGTAATCGTTGAGCGCAGCGTCGAGATTGCCCTT encodes the following:
- a CDS encoding LLM class flavin-dependent oxidoreductase — its product is MKFGIFYELQLPRPWQEDDELRLYQNALTQLETADRLGYDYAWVVEHHFLEEYSHSPAPESFLAAASQRTKNIRLGHGIFQLTTNHPARVAERVAVLDLLSNGRCEFGMGESASITELTPFGRDMETKREVFEEAVAAIFPMFTKVGTEHHGKYFDIPLRNVVPKPVQKPHPPLWMACSQLPTIERAGENGFGALGFQFVSADAAHAWVHAYYNAITKRLKKLADYEINPNMALVSFFMCAETDEEARRRADGATFFQFALRYYGQSQNRQRPDPGTVNMWDEYNKWKRDNPEAQEAALRGGLIGSPQTIRKKLRRFRTSHIDQVILLNQAGKNTHEHICESLELFAKEVMPEFEHDPEHEAWKKGVLSGAIQLEEIDTEAFRDRYGKLAVNVAPAAKVAAG
- a CDS encoding caspase family protein translates to MSRALLMGLVMLAAAGPARAAGDIDTCRNSTAEPVARLAACESVIADDKITGPSRGAAFWYRGDSLMKKRDYDGAIVAFSAAHEIAPQNINVINARGIAYSYKGDDERALADYDLCLQLRPTYGSAYNNRGLIFMRRGELQRALDEFNLAVKHIFNDQSRYLHHYNRGRLQGLMKQYDASLADFAEAQKVNPDGPQVPAYRCITYIGMGRFDDALADCNTALANSPNNVYALTSRGNAYLGKGNLDAALNDYNQVLKINPNYVRAYVGRGQLFEKRRNLGAARADYRYAATAVAAKREDIDTTFARAVAKERLEALLGAVAPSPAGKAAPLPAGPRKVALIVGNGAYKNVPPLDNPSRDAKLIASTFRELGFATVTLASDLGRDKFFASLHEFGQEAEKADWAVVYYAGHGMEIGGVNYLIPVDARLKADSDAETQAVALEQVIAAVAGAKKLRLVMLDACRDNPFEKTMQRTIALKLVNRGFSNIEPEAGFMVVYAAKHGETALDGDSANSPFATVLARVIKEPRIEVRKLFDIVRDDVWKATNRTQQPFTYGSLPGREDFYFVAEKK
- a CDS encoding ATP-dependent DNA helicase, translating into MSTFTPHQDSALKAVADWLKAKPGRNGTPPVFRLFGYAGTGKTTLARHIAEGVDGGVKYAAFTGKAALVMRNKGCDNASTIHSLIYRAKESGVEQPSFELWDDAPASKAKLIVIDECSMVDAELGRDLMSFDCPLLVLGDPAQLPPIQGGGFFTNCEPDAMLTEVHRQAQDDPIVRMSMDIREGRELEIGRHGESEVVPRSELDPDRVMSADQVLVGRNNTRRAYNMRVRQKQHIEDPLPVAGDKLVCLRNNRKKGLFNGGLWRVKSRTQPRAKSQILSMRLSPDEEFGHKVTKVSVRQDCFEGGIEAIPWEQRKPYDEFDYGYVLTVHKSQGSQWDDVVLFDESFAFQDSRARWLYTGITRAAKRLSVVV